One genomic window of Punica granatum isolate Tunisia-2019 chromosome 1, ASM765513v2, whole genome shotgun sequence includes the following:
- the LOC116190973 gene encoding SH3 domain-containing protein 3 isoform X2 produces MDALRKQASKLREQVTKQQQAVIKQFSGTGYESSAVMVIDEIEMQRHQQLDKLYKATRAGREFQKDIVKAAEGFTAIGYKNIETGSKLSEDCCKYGAENINDNILAKAAAIYGDARKHVEKEQEDYNKLLYSQILEPLRAMIMGAPLEDARHLAQRYSRMRQEAELQATEISRRQARVRESPIPDNVAKLHVAEAKMQEIKANMAILGKEAASALAAVEAQQQRLTFQRLVSMVEGEKTFHLRVAAILGEVEAEMVSEKQHKESAPPVSTEIHTEKTSYFLAELPIEWILEVTTNLKALQYFVVTFSFSHI; encoded by the exons ATGGATGCTCTGAggaagcaagcaagcaagctcCGAGAGCAAGTCACCAAACAGCAACAG GCTGTTATAAAGCAGTTCAGTGGGACTGGCTATGAAAGTTCAGCTGTGATGGTTATTGACGAAATTGAGATGCAGAGACATCAACAGCTAGATAAACTTTACAAGGCCACTCGAGCAGGAAGG GAATTTCAAAAAGATATTGTAAAGGCAGCAGAAGGATTTACAGCAATAGGTTATAAAAATATTGAGACAG GGTCCAAGTTATCTGAAGACTGCTGCAAGTACGGAGCTGAAAATATTAATGACAATATTTTAGCAAAGGCAGCCGCTATATATGGTGATGCCCGTAAACATGTagaaaaagaacaagaagacTATAATAAGCTGTTATATTCTCAG ATTTTGGAACCCCTGAGAGCAATGATAATGGGCGCTCCTTTAGAAGATGCCCGTCATCTCGCTCAACGTTATAGCCGTATGAGACAGGAAGCAGAGTTGCAG GCTACAGAAATTTCTAGAAGGCAAGCAAGGGTCCGCGAATCTCCCATTCCTGACAATGTTGCCAAGCTGCATGTCGCTGAAGCGAAGATGCAGGAAATTAAAGCTAACATGGCAATTCTTGGTAAGGAAGCTGCATCAGCATTGGCTGCTGTAGAAGCACAGCAACAAAGGCTTACTTTCCAGAGGCTAGTTTCCATG GTCGAAGGAGAAAAGACCTTCCATCTCAGAGTAGCTGCTATACTTGGTGAGGTTGAAGCTGAG ATGGTTTCGGAGAAGCAGCATAAGGAGTCTGCTCCTCCTGTTTCAACAGAGATTCACACAGAGAAGACATCATACTTCTTAGCTGAG CTACCAATCGAGTGGATATTGGAAGTTACAACCAATTTGAAGGCTCTTCAGTATTTTGTTGTAACGTTCAGTTTTTCTCATATATAG